In Nocardioides sp. zg-1228, a single window of DNA contains:
- a CDS encoding histidine phosphatase family protein — translation MSSDGPELWVVRHGETEWSRDGRHTSTTDLPLTEDGEAAAAALAPRLAEVAFDLVLTSPRRRARRTAELAGFPDAEVDEDLVEWAYGDYEGVTTAEVRETVPGWTVWTHPTPGGETPDEVAARLDRVVARARRHDRALVFAHGHSLRVLTARWLEQSPAEGRFFKLDTSTISVLGYEREHPTLLSWNS, via the coding sequence ATGTCCTCCGATGGTCCCGAGCTCTGGGTGGTCCGGCACGGCGAGACGGAGTGGAGCCGCGACGGCAGGCACACCTCGACCACCGACCTGCCGCTCACCGAGGACGGCGAGGCGGCAGCCGCCGCGCTGGCGCCGCGGCTGGCCGAGGTGGCGTTCGACCTGGTGCTCACCAGCCCGCGCCGGCGCGCGCGTCGTACGGCCGAGCTGGCCGGCTTCCCCGACGCGGAGGTCGACGAGGACCTCGTCGAGTGGGCCTACGGCGACTACGAGGGCGTGACGACCGCGGAGGTCCGGGAGACAGTGCCCGGCTGGACCGTGTGGACGCACCCCACGCCCGGCGGCGAGACGCCCGACGAGGTCGCGGCGCGCCTCGACCGCGTCGTCGCCCGCGCGCGGCGCCACGACCGCGCGCTCGTCTTCGCCCACGGCCACTCGCTGCGCGTGCTCACGGCGCGGTGGCTCGAGCAGTCACCGGCGGAGGGCCGGTTCTTCAAGCTCGACACCTCGACCATCTCGGTCCTCGGCTACGAGCGGGAGCACCCCACCCTCCTGAGCTGGAACAGCTGA
- a CDS encoding M28 family peptidase has protein sequence MRSTTFRATTRARRATAGLGAAALAVAGLVAGTQSVAQGDTPAQDATPVAAAAATPPTYERDLTEQLDGSRAYATVKHLVEQIGPRVNGTPAERRGAAYLRDVLEPYGYEVELQSWGPVSTKRTADVVTAGAPLPGGPKWQMAASPSGVYTGDGAPVTAPVVPVGTGQTAEDYADASGAIAYAVVSTPAERGTAMTLAAANGAVAVILAPPVPASGKTAPRNPTVPAGTAAVAIPVLGAGSDHTVWLDQALQAGPVSLRLVTNEYVNPMGTNIIATRHAVGDPQGTTAPIVMVGAHIDSVLGAPGGHDDASGNGVSTEIARVLATLPYDKEIRIGGFGGEEGGLLGARAYVDTLTPATRKRFVGEWQMDMVGTTHEPARLWALTPDGRSNYVVEQAYAAAARDGFGGLDNCKLGQSDHQAFFDAGIPAALFIWLDYQDPVAPSTCESIARGSYRTEPEYHQPSDGMNNVSEPRLQITLDVIGGAVIENALNALTVTAVTKDGAPLSGAQVLVDCGDGSHDAGRTDEAGVTRTRVPSGRCALSATKGSDTVTGEVAMSGDESVRLTLDGGTAPALPRISASAETSRYGQSPVVRIDLAPAALEPTGSIEIRDGGRVLATTSGQPGVRSVILPAARLRPGRHDVDVVYVDASGADRVVSPTRVKVLKARAQLRLRPVRTVRGARVHLPVRLVVRPRDIAFAARGRIVVRSGGREVGSARLRDGRVVVRLDRLDRSGKHVLRVRHVGNRLVRPSSASTTVVVGKG, from the coding sequence ATGCGTTCCACGACCTTCCGCGCCACCACCCGCGCGCGACGCGCCACCGCCGGGCTGGGGGCGGCCGCGCTGGCCGTCGCCGGGCTCGTCGCCGGCACCCAGAGCGTCGCCCAGGGGGACACGCCGGCGCAGGACGCCACCCCCGTCGCTGCGGCCGCGGCGACGCCTCCCACCTATGAGCGCGACCTGACCGAGCAGCTGGACGGCAGTCGTGCGTACGCGACCGTCAAGCACCTCGTCGAGCAGATCGGTCCGCGGGTCAACGGCACGCCGGCGGAGCGCCGCGGAGCGGCCTACCTCCGCGACGTGCTCGAGCCCTACGGCTACGAGGTCGAGCTGCAGTCGTGGGGTCCGGTGAGCACCAAGCGCACCGCGGACGTCGTCACTGCGGGCGCACCCCTGCCCGGCGGTCCCAAGTGGCAGATGGCCGCCTCACCGTCGGGGGTCTACACCGGCGACGGCGCTCCCGTGACCGCACCGGTGGTGCCGGTCGGCACCGGCCAGACCGCGGAGGACTACGCCGACGCGTCCGGTGCCATCGCCTACGCCGTCGTCTCGACGCCGGCCGAGCGCGGCACGGCGATGACCCTCGCCGCGGCCAACGGCGCGGTGGCCGTGATCCTGGCGCCCCCGGTGCCCGCCAGCGGCAAGACCGCTCCGCGCAACCCGACCGTTCCGGCAGGCACGGCCGCCGTCGCGATCCCGGTGCTCGGCGCCGGGTCGGACCACACGGTGTGGCTCGACCAGGCGCTGCAGGCCGGCCCGGTCTCACTGCGCCTGGTCACCAACGAGTACGTCAACCCGATGGGCACCAACATCATCGCCACCCGGCACGCGGTGGGCGACCCGCAGGGCACGACGGCCCCGATCGTGATGGTCGGGGCCCACATCGACTCGGTGCTCGGCGCACCGGGTGGTCACGACGACGCCTCCGGCAACGGGGTCTCCACGGAGATCGCTCGCGTGCTGGCCACGCTGCCCTACGACAAGGAGATCCGCATCGGCGGGTTCGGCGGGGAGGAGGGCGGCCTGCTGGGCGCCCGCGCCTACGTCGACACGCTCACCCCGGCCACGCGGAAGCGGTTCGTCGGCGAGTGGCAGATGGACATGGTCGGCACGACCCACGAGCCGGCCCGCCTGTGGGCGCTCACCCCCGACGGCAGGAGCAACTACGTCGTCGAGCAGGCCTACGCCGCGGCCGCGCGCGACGGGTTCGGCGGCCTGGACAACTGCAAGCTCGGGCAGTCGGACCACCAGGCCTTCTTCGACGCCGGCATCCCGGCGGCCCTCTTCATCTGGCTCGACTATCAGGACCCGGTCGCGCCCAGCACCTGCGAGTCCATCGCCCGCGGCAGCTACCGGACCGAGCCCGAGTACCACCAGCCCAGCGACGGGATGAACAACGTCAGCGAGCCGCGCCTGCAGATCACCCTCGACGTCATCGGCGGAGCGGTCATCGAGAACGCGCTCAACGCCCTGACCGTCACCGCGGTGACGAAGGACGGAGCGCCCCTGTCCGGCGCCCAGGTGCTGGTGGACTGCGGCGACGGTAGCCACGACGCCGGACGCACCGACGAGGCGGGGGTCACCAGGACCCGGGTCCCGTCGGGTCGTTGCGCGCTGAGCGCCACCAAGGGATCGGACACCGTGACCGGCGAGGTCGCGATGTCCGGTGACGAGTCGGTCAGGCTGACCCTCGACGGCGGCACCGCGCCGGCCCTTCCGCGGATCTCCGCCTCGGCGGAGACGAGTCGCTACGGTCAGTCGCCCGTGGTGCGGATCGACCTGGCGCCGGCCGCACTCGAGCCCACGGGATCGATCGAGATCCGCGACGGAGGGCGGGTGCTGGCCACCACCTCGGGCCAGCCGGGGGTCCGGTCCGTGATCCTGCCCGCCGCCCGCCTGCGCCCGGGCCGGCACGACGTCGACGTGGTCTACGTGGATGCGTCGGGCGCCGACCGAGTCGTCTCTCCGACACGCGTCAAGGTGCTCAAGGCCCGCGCGCAGCTGCGGCTGCGGCCCGTGCGGACCGTCCGGGGAGCGCGCGTCCACCTGCCGGTCCGGCTGGTGGTGCGTCCGCGCGACATCGCGTTCGCGGCACGCGGCCGGATCGTGGTCAGGTCCGGGGGCCGTGAGGTGGGCTCAGCTCGCCTTCGAGACGGCCGCGTCGTGGTCCGCCTCGACCGTCTCGACCGGAGTGGGAAGCACGTCCTGCGGGTGCGCCACGTCGGCAACCGGCTCGTACGGCCGAGCTCGGCCTCGACCACCGTCGTGGTCGGGAAGGGCTAG
- a CDS encoding DEAD/DEAH box helicase yields the protein MTTFRELGVLPEICDALDRAGITTPFAIQEMTLSVALLGTDLIGQARTGTGKTLAFGIPVLQRSIAPSNPAYADLPQGKPQALIVAPTRELALQVSSDLALASKDMGLRVLTVYGGVGYDHQLEELESGVDIVVGTPGRLIDLANRRALDLSHVHALVLDEADEMLDLGFLPDVITLLSKTPETRQTMLFSATMPSAIVALARTHMRHPMNIRAESSYDTTMVPATAQFIYQAHDLDKPEIIGRILQAEDAEKMIVFTRTKRQAQRIAEDLQERGFNASPLHGDMAQVAREKALARFREDKIQVLVCTDVAARGIDVRGVSHVINYTCPEDDKTYVHRIGRTGRAGASGTAITFVDWADLHRWKMINKALDLPFDNPQETYSTSEHLFHDQGIPAGTKGRVVDPAPVEKKERAPRERRSGSGRGDSGSSGSSRSEASSGSSASASEKSSDAPRRRNRSRRRTRGGQSVETPNA from the coding sequence GTGACCACCTTCCGTGAACTGGGCGTGCTGCCCGAGATCTGCGACGCGCTCGACCGCGCCGGCATCACCACCCCCTTCGCCATCCAGGAGATGACCCTCTCGGTCGCACTCCTCGGCACCGACCTCATCGGCCAGGCCCGCACGGGCACCGGCAAGACCCTGGCCTTCGGCATCCCGGTGCTCCAGCGCTCCATCGCGCCGAGCAACCCGGCCTACGCCGACCTGCCGCAGGGCAAGCCGCAGGCCCTCATCGTCGCCCCGACCCGCGAGCTCGCGCTCCAGGTCTCCAGCGACCTCGCGCTGGCCAGCAAGGACATGGGCCTGCGGGTCCTCACCGTCTACGGCGGCGTGGGCTACGACCACCAGCTCGAGGAGCTCGAGTCGGGCGTCGACATCGTCGTCGGCACGCCGGGTCGCCTCATCGACCTGGCCAACCGCCGCGCGCTCGACCTCTCGCACGTGCACGCGCTCGTGCTCGACGAGGCCGACGAGATGCTCGACCTCGGCTTCCTCCCCGACGTCATCACTCTGCTGTCGAAGACCCCGGAGACCCGCCAGACGATGCTGTTCTCGGCGACCATGCCGTCGGCGATCGTCGCGCTCGCCCGCACCCACATGCGCCACCCGATGAACATCCGCGCCGAGTCGTCCTACGACACCACGATGGTGCCGGCGACCGCGCAGTTCATCTACCAGGCCCACGACCTCGACAAGCCCGAGATCATCGGTCGCATCCTCCAGGCCGAGGACGCCGAGAAGATGATCGTCTTCACCCGCACCAAGCGCCAGGCGCAGCGGATCGCCGAGGACCTGCAGGAGCGCGGCTTCAATGCCTCGCCCCTCCACGGCGACATGGCGCAGGTGGCGCGCGAGAAGGCCCTGGCCCGCTTCCGCGAGGACAAGATCCAGGTCCTCGTGTGCACCGACGTCGCCGCCCGCGGCATCGACGTGCGTGGCGTCTCCCACGTCATCAACTACACCTGCCCCGAGGACGACAAGACCTACGTCCACCGCATCGGTCGCACCGGCCGCGCGGGCGCGTCGGGCACCGCGATCACGTTCGTCGACTGGGCCGACCTGCACCGGTGGAAGATGATCAACAAGGCGCTCGACCTGCCCTTCGACAACCCGCAGGAGACCTACTCCACCTCCGAGCACCTCTTCCACGACCAGGGCATCCCGGCCGGCACCAAGGGCCGCGTCGTCGACCCCGCCCCGGTCGAGAAGAAGGAGCGCGCGCCCCGCGAGCGGCGCTCGGGCTCGGGCCGCGGCGACTCGGGGTCCTCGGGCTCCTCGCGCTCCGAGGCCTCCTCCGGCTCCTCGGCCTCCGCGTCGGAGAAGTCGAGCGACGCCCCGCGTCGCCGCAACCGCAGCCGCCGGCGCACGCGCGGCGGCCAGTCGGTCGAGACCCCCAACGCCTGA
- a CDS encoding GlsB/YeaQ/YmgE family stress response membrane protein: MVVDLIVLIIVGAIIGLLGKLVAPGDKDNIPIWLTILCGIGGVLLGYWIYSFFGGDGSDGVDWVRWIVAIITAAVLVVIASTVTGRNAGNRTRL; the protein is encoded by the coding sequence ATGGTCGTAGATCTCATCGTCCTCATCATCGTCGGAGCGATCATCGGACTGCTCGGCAAGCTCGTCGCTCCCGGCGACAAGGACAACATCCCCATCTGGCTCACGATCCTCTGCGGCATCGGCGGCGTGCTGCTCGGCTACTGGATCTACTCGTTCTTCGGCGGCGACGGCTCCGACGGCGTCGACTGGGTCCGCTGGATCGTCGCGATCATCACCGCGGCCGTCCTCGTGGTGATCGCCTCCACGGTCACCGGACGCAACGCCGGGAACCGCACGCGGCTCTGA
- a CDS encoding DUF3107 domain-containing protein: MEVKIGVQHAQRELVLDTDSTPEDIEAQLSQALSDGGVLRLADTKGRAVVVPADKIAYVELGSATSSAVGFR; this comes from the coding sequence GTGGAGGTCAAGATCGGCGTGCAGCACGCGCAGCGCGAGCTGGTGCTCGACACCGACAGCACGCCCGAGGACATCGAGGCGCAGCTCTCGCAGGCGCTGTCCGACGGCGGCGTCCTGCGGCTGGCCGACACCAAGGGCCGCGCGGTCGTCGTGCCCGCGGACAAGATCGCCTACGTCGAGCTCGGCTCGGCGACGTCCAGCGCCGTCGGCTTCCGCTGA
- a CDS encoding ATP-binding protein has product MAEPTTGPPTRLPTGLPERVLVYGVTGSGKSTAALAVGARTP; this is encoded by the coding sequence ATGGCTGAGCCCACGACCGGGCCCCCGACGAGGCTCCCGACCGGGCTCCCCGAGCGCGTCCTGGTCTACGGCGTCACCGGGTCGGGCAAGAGCACGGCCGCGCTCGCCGTCGGCGCCCGCACCCCGTGA
- a CDS encoding SDR family oxidoreductase: MSTALITGASAGIGHEYAVQLAARGDDLVLVARDAARLEQVAEELRRAHGVQVEVLVADLGDREQLATVEARVADRERPVDLLVNNAGFGLKQRFLDNSADDETAMLEVLVTAVLRLSHAALGAMAERGHGGIINVSSVAAFLPRGTYSAAKAWVNSFSEWAHLEYRSRGVTVMALCPGFTKTEFHQRMQVARGDGFLWLDADFLVRTSLEDFEKGRAFSIPGAQYKTIVALTRAIPHRVLRLTQSIGRR; encoded by the coding sequence ATGAGCACCGCACTGATCACCGGCGCGAGCGCCGGCATCGGCCACGAGTACGCCGTCCAGCTCGCCGCTCGCGGCGACGACCTGGTCCTCGTCGCACGCGACGCCGCCCGGCTCGAGCAGGTGGCCGAGGAGCTGCGTCGCGCCCACGGGGTGCAGGTCGAGGTGCTGGTCGCCGACCTCGGCGACCGCGAGCAGCTCGCCACGGTCGAGGCCCGGGTCGCCGACCGCGAGCGCCCCGTCGACCTGCTCGTCAACAACGCCGGCTTCGGGCTCAAGCAGCGCTTCCTCGACAACTCCGCCGACGACGAGACCGCGATGCTCGAGGTCCTGGTGACCGCGGTGCTGCGGCTCAGCCACGCCGCGCTCGGCGCGATGGCCGAGCGCGGCCACGGCGGCATCATCAACGTCTCCAGCGTCGCGGCGTTCCTCCCCCGCGGCACCTACTCGGCCGCCAAGGCGTGGGTCAACAGCTTCAGCGAGTGGGCCCACCTGGAGTACCGCTCGCGCGGCGTCACGGTCATGGCGCTGTGCCCCGGCTTCACCAAGACCGAGTTCCACCAGCGCATGCAGGTCGCGCGCGGCGACGGCTTCCTGTGGCTCGACGCCGACTTCCTGGTCCGCACGTCGCTGGAGGACTTCGAGAAGGGCCGCGCCTTTTCCATCCCCGGCGCGCAGTACAAGACGATCGTCGCGCTGACCCGGGCCATCCCCCACCGGGTGCTCCGGCTGACCCAGTCGATCGGTCGTCGGTGA
- a CDS encoding TetR/AcrR family transcriptional regulator: protein MPRRERRAQLLESALEVFVAQGYHAAAMDDIAERAGVSKPVLYQHFPGKLDLYLALLDTSCDLIIDNCREALASTNDNRDRVIATMKVFYSYVASEEGAFRLVFESDLTSEPDVRERVDRVTTECASMIADVIRTDTGLPDEASELLAVSLVGMAQVSARFWLAGGGRIPQDDAASLIAGLAWRGIRGYPMTDGD, encoded by the coding sequence ATGCCCCGACGCGAGCGTCGCGCGCAGCTGCTCGAGTCCGCGCTCGAGGTGTTCGTCGCGCAGGGCTACCACGCCGCCGCGATGGACGACATCGCCGAGCGGGCGGGGGTGTCCAAGCCCGTGCTCTACCAGCACTTCCCCGGCAAGCTCGACCTCTACCTCGCGCTGCTCGACACCTCGTGCGACCTGATCATCGACAACTGCCGCGAGGCGCTGGCGTCGACCAACGACAACCGCGACCGCGTCATCGCGACGATGAAGGTCTTCTACAGCTACGTGGCCTCGGAGGAGGGCGCGTTCCGCCTCGTCTTCGAGTCCGACCTCACCAGCGAGCCCGACGTGCGCGAGCGCGTGGACCGGGTGACGACCGAGTGCGCGTCGATGATCGCCGACGTGATCCGCACCGACACCGGCCTGCCCGACGAGGCCTCCGAGCTGCTCGCGGTGTCGCTGGTGGGAATGGCGCAGGTGTCGGCCCGGTTCTGGCTGGCGGGAGGCGGGCGCATCCCGCAGGACGACGCGGCCTCCCTGATCGCCGGGCTGGCGTGGCGCGGCATCCGGGGCTACCCCATGACCGACGGCGACTGA
- a CDS encoding ferritin-like fold-containing protein, whose product MTESPDEDYRRAAVDLLGAIAYGELSAFERLVEDAKMAPGIDDKIAIGAMATAEFGHLQKLVERLEQLGADPVEAMQVFRPSFDRFHAHTAPSDYYEGLIKAFVGDGLAADFYREIAAYLDAETREVIISSLEDSGQTAFIVERVRAGIAADHRLGGRLALWGRRLMGEALTQAQRVAGDRDSLTALLAGGVDRPGLDLAALGRMFARLTERHTERMAELGLEA is encoded by the coding sequence ATGACGGAATCGCCCGACGAGGACTACCGCCGCGCCGCAGTCGACCTCCTCGGTGCGATCGCCTACGGCGAGCTCTCGGCGTTCGAGCGACTCGTCGAGGACGCCAAGATGGCGCCGGGGATCGACGACAAGATCGCCATCGGCGCGATGGCCACCGCCGAGTTCGGGCACCTCCAGAAGCTGGTCGAGCGACTCGAGCAGCTCGGTGCCGACCCGGTCGAGGCGATGCAGGTCTTCCGGCCCAGCTTCGACCGCTTCCACGCCCACACGGCGCCCTCCGACTACTACGAGGGGCTGATCAAGGCCTTCGTCGGCGACGGGCTCGCCGCCGACTTCTACCGCGAGATCGCCGCCTACCTCGACGCCGAGACCCGCGAGGTCATCATCAGCTCGCTGGAGGACTCCGGGCAGACGGCGTTCATCGTCGAGCGCGTACGCGCGGGCATCGCCGCCGACCACCGGCTGGGCGGCCGGCTGGCGCTGTGGGGCCGGCGGCTGATGGGCGAGGCCCTCACCCAGGCCCAGCGGGTCGCCGGCGACCGCGACTCCCTCACGGCGCTGCTCGCCGGGGGAGTGGACCGGCCGGGGCTCGACCTGGCGGCGCTGGGCCGGATGTTCGCCCGGCTGACCGAGCGGCACACTGAGCGGATGGCCGAGCTCGGCCTCGAGGCCTGA
- a CDS encoding adenylate kinase has protein sequence MTLVDELTWLPGWVPVDPEVQREVIGRVVADERWLLDSAYGAWLDLVLPRAQLVVGLDYPRWLSFGRLVRRTASGAITREPRCNGNIETWRAMLRRDSILVWHFRSFGRKRARMRAWAGSPDGPPVLLFRRPRDLDAWLATLAPAD, from the coding sequence GTGACGCTGGTCGACGAGCTCACCTGGCTGCCTGGGTGGGTGCCGGTCGACCCGGAGGTGCAGCGCGAGGTGATCGGGCGGGTCGTCGCGGACGAGCGGTGGCTGCTCGACTCGGCGTACGGCGCGTGGCTCGACCTCGTGCTCCCGCGCGCCCAGCTCGTGGTGGGCCTCGACTACCCGCGCTGGCTCTCGTTCGGCCGGCTGGTCCGGCGCACGGCGTCGGGCGCGATCACGCGCGAGCCCCGGTGCAACGGCAACATCGAGACGTGGCGGGCCATGCTGCGCCGCGACTCGATCCTCGTGTGGCACTTCCGGTCCTTCGGCCGCAAGCGCGCGCGGATGCGGGCCTGGGCCGGCTCTCCCGATGGGCCGCCGGTGCTCCTCTTCCGCAGGCCGCGCGACCTGGACGCGTGGCTCGCGACCCTCGCGCCGGCCGACTGA
- a CDS encoding PHP domain-containing protein: MRIDLHTHSSASDGTDTPADLVREAAAAGLDVVALTDHDAMSGWAEARRAADEVGITLVPGLEISTRYGHRGVHLLGYLPDPTHPALAATLDRILAGRTERTPAIVAALRAEGIDITEDDVHREAGGSVAAGRPHVADALVRLGLVADRTEAFQVLLDPGRPGYVNRWAPALEETIGLVTDAGGVAVIAHPWGRSGGTVLDEEALASLAEAGLAGIEVDHQDHPPEVRARLRGIAADLDLVVTGSSDHHGLGKVDHDLGVNTTDAEQYERLLSLARNPLDG, encoded by the coding sequence GTGCGGATCGACCTCCACACGCACTCCTCGGCCAGCGACGGCACCGACACCCCCGCAGACCTGGTGCGCGAGGCCGCCGCGGCCGGCCTCGACGTCGTCGCGCTCACCGACCACGACGCGATGTCCGGGTGGGCCGAGGCGCGCCGCGCCGCCGACGAGGTCGGCATCACGCTCGTGCCCGGCCTCGAGATCAGCACGAGGTACGGCCACCGCGGCGTCCACCTGCTCGGCTACCTCCCCGACCCGACGCATCCGGCGCTCGCCGCCACGCTCGACCGGATCCTCGCCGGACGCACCGAGCGCACGCCCGCCATCGTCGCGGCGCTCCGCGCGGAGGGCATCGACATCACCGAGGACGACGTGCACCGCGAGGCCGGCGGCTCCGTCGCGGCCGGCCGGCCCCACGTCGCCGACGCGCTGGTGCGCCTCGGCCTGGTCGCCGACCGCACCGAGGCGTTCCAGGTGCTGCTCGACCCGGGCCGCCCCGGCTACGTCAACCGCTGGGCCCCCGCGCTCGAGGAGACGATCGGCCTGGTCACCGACGCCGGGGGAGTGGCCGTGATCGCGCACCCGTGGGGCCGCAGCGGGGGCACGGTCCTCGACGAGGAGGCGCTCGCCTCGCTCGCCGAGGCCGGGCTCGCCGGCATCGAGGTAGACCACCAGGACCACCCGCCCGAGGTGCGCGCCCGACTGCGCGGCATCGCCGCCGACCTCGACCTCGTCGTCACCGGCAGCAGCGACCACCACGGCCTCGGCAAGGTCGACCACGACCTCGGCGTCAACACCACCGACGCCGAGCAGTACGAGCGGCTGCTCTCGCTGGCCCGCAACCCGCTCGATGGCTGA
- a CDS encoding ParA family protein — protein sequence MSTKSRGAAPVTLAVANQKGGVAKTTSVASIGAALAELGHRVLLVDLDPQACLTFSLGIDPEDVETSVHHVLTQGVDPADVILATEDGVDLLPATIELARAEADLLTRTGREHVIKGVLEQLADDLADTEDGPYDWVLLDCPPSLGVLTVAALTAADGVLVPLQCETLSHRGVGQLLDTVHDVRRFTNRGLEVWGVLPTLYDGRTTHARTVLETISETYDLEVVEPPIPKTIKFAEAPAAGRSILATSRSSKGATAYREVARNLVARATR from the coding sequence ATGAGCACCAAGAGCCGGGGAGCGGCCCCCGTCACGCTGGCCGTCGCCAACCAGAAGGGCGGGGTGGCCAAGACCACCTCCGTCGCGTCCATCGGCGCCGCGCTCGCGGAGCTCGGGCACCGCGTGCTGCTCGTCGACCTCGACCCGCAGGCGTGCCTCACGTTCTCCCTGGGCATCGACCCGGAGGACGTCGAGACGTCGGTGCACCACGTGCTGACCCAGGGCGTCGACCCGGCGGACGTCATCCTCGCGACCGAGGACGGCGTCGACCTCCTGCCCGCCACCATCGAGCTCGCCCGCGCCGAGGCCGACCTGCTCACCCGCACGGGTCGCGAGCACGTGATCAAGGGCGTGCTCGAGCAGCTGGCCGACGACCTCGCCGACACCGAGGACGGCCCGTACGACTGGGTGCTGCTCGACTGCCCGCCCTCGCTCGGCGTGCTGACGGTCGCGGCGCTCACCGCGGCCGACGGCGTGCTGGTGCCGCTGCAGTGCGAGACGCTGTCGCACCGCGGGGTCGGGCAGCTGCTCGACACCGTCCACGACGTGCGCCGCTTCACCAACCGCGGGCTCGAGGTGTGGGGCGTGCTGCCGACGCTCTACGACGGCCGCACCACCCACGCGCGCACGGTGCTGGAGACGATCAGCGAGACCTACGACCTCGAGGTCGTCGAGCCGCCGATCCCCAAGACCATCAAGTTCGCCGAGGCCCCGGCCGCGGGCCGGTCGATCCTCGCCACCAGCCGCAGCAGCAAGGGCGCCACGGCCTACCGCGAGGTCGCCCGCAACCTCGTCGCTCGCGCGACCCGGTAG
- a CDS encoding MFS transporter, translating into MTTVGRSGAEPELRRAREAISAAFGVQGLVFISLTTRLPRFQDRWDLDELALSGVLLMMVLLAGVGSLVAERLAPRLDSAVVLRAGLLVVAVSVAVVVLAPTTLVFVLGLAAYGVGLGLVDATGNMQAVALEHRLGRVVLPSCHGAWTLGGVVGAVGTLAAGDLPWSAVALVAVLPLAAAVAPFLARDHGVAASGTPVDVPWRAIVAVGLALVVFYTVDTAAATWGPVYLDAVFDAPEGLVALATLPYLVASGLVRLAGDRLTEQVGAVRLLRVGAGVALVALAVVVAAPSWPVAVLGFTLLGCGVAVVAPLSFSAAAALAGRDADPATRRARVDAVVARFNQFNYAGALLGAVMTGAVGSGSLRIGFAVPLVLVVALFWLARAFAPADEVPAGAR; encoded by the coding sequence ATGACGACGGTGGGACGGAGCGGGGCGGAGCCCGAGCTGCGCCGGGCGCGCGAAGCGATCTCGGCGGCGTTCGGCGTGCAGGGCCTGGTCTTCATCAGCCTCACCACCCGGCTCCCCCGATTCCAGGACCGGTGGGACCTCGACGAGCTCGCCCTGTCGGGCGTCCTGCTGATGATGGTGCTCCTCGCCGGGGTCGGCTCGCTGGTCGCCGAGCGGCTCGCCCCTCGCCTCGACAGCGCGGTCGTGCTGCGCGCCGGCCTGCTCGTGGTCGCGGTCTCGGTGGCGGTCGTGGTCCTGGCGCCCACCACGCTCGTCTTCGTGCTCGGCCTCGCGGCGTACGGCGTCGGGCTGGGGCTGGTCGACGCGACGGGCAACATGCAGGCGGTGGCGCTCGAGCACCGGCTCGGTCGCGTCGTGCTGCCGTCGTGCCACGGCGCCTGGACGCTCGGCGGTGTGGTCGGTGCCGTCGGCACGCTCGCCGCGGGCGACCTCCCGTGGTCGGCGGTCGCGCTGGTCGCGGTGCTGCCGCTGGCCGCCGCGGTGGCGCCCTTCCTGGCGCGCGACCACGGCGTGGCCGCGAGCGGCACGCCGGTGGACGTCCCGTGGCGGGCGATCGTCGCGGTCGGCCTGGCCCTGGTCGTCTTCTACACCGTCGACACCGCCGCGGCGACGTGGGGGCCGGTCTACCTCGACGCCGTCTTCGACGCGCCCGAGGGGCTGGTCGCCCTGGCCACGCTGCCCTACCTCGTCGCGAGCGGGCTGGTGCGGCTCGCCGGCGACCGGCTCACCGAGCAGGTCGGCGCGGTGCGGCTGCTGCGGGTCGGGGCGGGGGTGGCCCTCGTCGCGCTCGCGGTGGTCGTCGCGGCACCCTCGTGGCCGGTGGCGGTGCTCGGCTTCACGCTGCTGGGCTGCGGGGTCGCGGTCGTCGCGCCGCTGAGCTTCTCCGCCGCGGCGGCGCTCGCGGGCCGCGACGCCGACCCGGCGACCCGCCGGGCGCGCGTCGACGCGGTGGTCGCGCGGTTCAACCAGTTCAACTACGCCGGCGCGCTGCTCGGCGCGGTGATGACGGGGGCGGTCGGCTCAGGATCGCTGCGGATCGGCTTCGCCGTCCCCCTGGTGCTCGTCGTGGCGCTGTTCTGGCTGGCGCGGGCCTTCGCGCCGGCGGACGAGGTGCCCGCCGGCGCGAGGTGA